In Paenibacillus stellifer, the DNA window GGCGATGAAGGCTGTTCTGAGCGACATCCAGCAGGGTAAATTCGCCCGCGACTTCATCCTGGAGAACCAGTCGGGCCGCGCTTTCCTGACGGCTACCCGCCGCAACGAAGCTGCTCATCCGATCGAAGTGGTTGGCGGACAGCTGCGTGAAATGATGGCCTGGATCAAGAAATAAGCAGCACATAAGCCTGACTTAAGAATTCTCTTCATATAGTATCTTGTTTCAATTTATAAGCAGTACATCTTCAGGTGCGGCTCCGCGAGAATGCGGGCCGCATTTGGAGTGTTTGCAGATTACAAGTACAAGGAGGTGCCCGGCATGCGGAAAATATATGTGTTCGATACGACGCTGCGTGACGGCGAACAGTCCCCCGGCGTTAACCTGAACACTCGCGAGAAGCTGGAGATCGCCTACCAGCTGGAGAAGCTGGGAATCGACCGGATGGAGGCCGGGTTTCCCGCGGCATCGCCGGGCGATCTGGCTGCGGTGGACGCGGTCGCCAGGGCGGTCAAGAACGTTACGGTTATTGGCCTTTCCAGGTCGCGGGAGAGCGATATCGACGCCGTCCGCGAAGCGTTGAAGGGTGCACAGGACCCCTGCATCCATCTGTTCCTCGCGACCTCGCCGATTCACCGCCAGCACAAGCTGCGGATGGAGAAGGCGCAGGTGCTGGAGACGGCCCAGGCCGCGATTCGTTATGCCAAGAAATACTTCTCGAAGCTGGAGTTCTCGCTGGAGGATGCCGGCCGGACCGAGCTGGATTTCATGGCCGAAGTCGTCGCGATGGCGATCCGCGAGGGCGCGAATGTCGTCAATATTCCGGATACAGTAGGTTATCTGAACCCTTCCGAATATGGCGCGATCTTTAAATACCTGAAAGAGAATGTTCCCGATATCGACCGCGTGCAGCTCAGCGCGCACTGCCACAATGATCTCGGAATGGCGACGGCCAACACGCTGGCGGCCATTCAGAACGGAGCGGATCAGATCGAGGGCACGATCAACGGGATCGGCGAGCGCGCGGGAAATACGGCGATCGAGGAAGTCGCCATGGCCCTTGAGACGCGGAGCGAATTTTTCGGCGCCAAGACGGGTCTGGTGCTGTCGGAAATTTCCCGCACCAGCCGCCTCGTCAGCAAGCTGACCGGCATGGTCGTGCCGGGGAACAAGGCGATCGTCGGCGCCAACGCTTTCGCGCATGAGTCCGGCATTCACCAGGACGGCATGCTGAAGGAGAAGACGACGTACGAGATCATGACGCCGGAGACGATTGGGCTGAAGGAGAGCAAGCTGGTGCTCGGCAAGCATTCCGGACGCCACGCATTCCGCGACAAGCTGAGCGATCTTGGTTATGATCTGCCGGAAGATGAACTGAACGCGGCATTCGCCAAATTCAAGGATCTGG includes these proteins:
- a CDS encoding 2-isopropylmalate synthase — protein: MRKIYVFDTTLRDGEQSPGVNLNTREKLEIAYQLEKLGIDRMEAGFPAASPGDLAAVDAVARAVKNVTVIGLSRSRESDIDAVREALKGAQDPCIHLFLATSPIHRQHKLRMEKAQVLETAQAAIRYAKKYFSKLEFSLEDAGRTELDFMAEVVAMAIREGANVVNIPDTVGYLNPSEYGAIFKYLKENVPDIDRVQLSAHCHNDLGMATANTLAAIQNGADQIEGTINGIGERAGNTAIEEVAMALETRSEFFGAKTGLVLSEISRTSRLVSKLTGMVVPGNKAIVGANAFAHESGIHQDGMLKEKTTYEIMTPETIGLKESKLVLGKHSGRHAFRDKLSDLGYDLPEDELNAAFAKFKDLADKKKEVSDEDILALLEERLVNTPEVFSLRTLYVTYGNEATPTAKLVLNGPPEEPIVAVAEGNGSVDAIYNAIDQATGEEVKLDDYSIKSVSQGKDAQGEVHVILSQGIVAAAGRGLSTDILEASARAYLDALNKLIEKRKTYTKRENAHL